The Kineothrix sp. MB12-C1 genome includes a window with the following:
- the ispD gene encoding 2-C-methyl-D-erythritol 4-phosphate cytidylyltransferase has product MKMKCTAIVLAAGKGKRMNSDVPKQYLFLEDKPVLYYSLQVFQDSFIDEIVLVTSESDVEYCRNKIVEKYGFDKVHSIVAGGKERYHSVFAGIMAAGECDYIFIHDGARPFVTAQILQRAYECVIQHGACVVGMPSKDTVKLANEDGFASLTPDRDLVWMIQTPQVFSFSLIKRAYMSLIEEEEALVSRGIKITDDAMVVETFTDKKVKLVEGRYENIKITTPEDLKIAVTFLGKDDNSR; this is encoded by the coding sequence ATGAAAATGAAATGTACGGCGATTGTGCTCGCTGCAGGGAAGGGCAAACGGATGAACAGCGATGTGCCGAAACAATATCTTTTCCTGGAGGATAAGCCGGTACTTTATTATTCCTTGCAGGTATTCCAGGATAGCTTTATAGATGAAATCGTATTGGTGACGTCAGAGAGTGATGTGGAATACTGTAGAAACAAAATTGTAGAAAAATACGGGTTTGACAAAGTACATAGCATAGTAGCAGGCGGGAAGGAGCGGTATCATTCTGTTTTTGCCGGTATTATGGCGGCAGGAGAATGTGATTATATCTTTATCCATGATGGGGCGAGACCTTTTGTAACAGCGCAGATTTTACAACGGGCGTATGAATGTGTTATACAGCATGGTGCATGCGTGGTGGGAATGCCTTCAAAGGATACGGTTAAGCTTGCGAATGAGGATGGCTTCGCATCTCTGACACCGGATAGAGATCTGGTATGGATGATACAGACACCTCAAGTATTTTCATTTTCCTTAATCAAGAGAGCGTATATGTCTCTAATTGAGGAAGAAGAGGCGTTAGTGAGCAGGGGAATAAAGATTACCGATGATGCGATGGTGGTAGAAACCTTTACGGATAAGAAGGTGAAGCTAGTAGAGGGGCGCTATGAAAATATAAAAATCACAACACCGGAAGAT
- the tsaD gene encoding tRNA (adenosine(37)-N6)-threonylcarbamoyltransferase complex transferase subunit TsaD, protein MGNYNKSNEDILVLAIESSCDETAASVVKNGREVLSNVIYSQISLHTVYGGVVPEIASRKHIEKINQVIEQALSEAGVRLNDIDAIAVTYGPGLVGALLVGVSAAKAISFATGIPLIGVHHIEGHICANFIENKGLEPPFICLVVSGGHSHLVVVKDYGEYEIIGRTRDDAAGEAFDKVARAIGLGYPGGPKIDKVSKEGNPDAIRFPRAKVEGSEYDFSFSGLKSAVLNYLNSCEMKGEKVNTADVAASFQKAVVDVLVDHSLDAVKQYGFDRFAIAGGVASNGSLRRVLEEECQKRGISFYSPSPIFCTDNAAMIGVAGYYEYKKGVRHGFDLNAVPNLKLGERI, encoded by the coding sequence ATGGGTAATTATAATAAAAGCAATGAGGATATACTCGTACTTGCAATTGAAAGTTCTTGTGATGAGACGGCGGCTTCCGTTGTCAAAAACGGAAGAGAAGTTCTATCTAACGTTATCTACTCTCAGATATCACTCCATACCGTATATGGCGGAGTGGTACCTGAAATTGCTTCCAGAAAGCATATTGAGAAGATCAATCAAGTAATTGAGCAGGCGCTTAGTGAGGCGGGAGTCCGGTTAAATGATATCGATGCCATAGCTGTTACTTATGGCCCGGGTTTGGTTGGGGCACTTCTTGTAGGAGTATCCGCGGCAAAAGCGATTAGCTTCGCTACCGGTATACCTCTGATAGGGGTGCATCATATTGAAGGGCATATTTGTGCTAACTTTATAGAAAATAAAGGGCTAGAGCCTCCATTTATCTGTCTGGTCGTATCGGGTGGACATTCTCATCTGGTTGTGGTGAAAGATTATGGTGAATATGAAATTATCGGGCGTACGAGAGATGATGCGGCGGGTGAAGCTTTCGATAAAGTAGCGCGCGCTATTGGACTGGGTTATCCGGGTGGTCCCAAAATCGATAAAGTTTCTAAAGAAGGTAATCCGGATGCGATACGCTTTCCGCGGGCTAAAGTGGAAGGTTCCGAATATGACTTCAGCTTCAGCGGTTTGAAGTCTGCAGTATTGAATTATTTAAATTCCTGCGAAATGAAAGGAGAAAAAGTTAATACGGCTGATGTAGCAGCTTCCTTCCAGAAAGCAGTAGTAGATGTGTTGGTAGATCATTCTCTCGATGCTGTAAAACAATATGGCTTCGACCGATTCGCAATAGCCGGAGGGGTGGCCTCCAATGGTTCCTTGCGTAGAGTTTTGGAAGAGGAATGTCAAAAAAGAGGGATTTCATTTTATTCTCCATCCCCCATATTCTGTACCGACAATGCAGCAATGATAGGTGTAGCAGGCTATTATGAATATAAAAAAGGTGTACGGCATGGTTTTGACTTGAATGCGGTACCGAATTTGAAGTTGGGAGAACGGATTTAG
- a CDS encoding DUF6715 family protein, whose product MAQAGKGKESGSTAKLVIIGVILAALLVGFYYYVSNKGKEAKEEEVGKVTKTQQILQYNFDQKYPPSPKEVVKYYSEITQCFYNEDNSQEDIEALANQIQKLYDEELIANQGDNYLDNLKDDIYNMKESQLVISSYSTSASTDVEYYTKDDYEWASLYCVYSMRQGTTMLNSSEKFLLRKDAQGHWKIYGWTLVNE is encoded by the coding sequence ATGGCACAGGCAGGAAAAGGGAAAGAATCGGGAAGTACAGCTAAATTAGTAATTATTGGAGTGATTTTAGCTGCTCTTTTGGTAGGCTTTTATTATTATGTATCCAATAAAGGGAAAGAAGCAAAGGAAGAAGAGGTAGGAAAGGTTACAAAGACGCAGCAGATACTGCAGTATAATTTCGATCAGAAGTATCCTCCTTCTCCTAAGGAAGTAGTTAAGTATTACAGTGAGATTACGCAATGTTTTTATAATGAAGATAATTCACAAGAGGATATTGAGGCGCTGGCTAATCAAATTCAGAAGTTATACGATGAAGAACTAATTGCCAATCAGGGCGATAATTATCTGGATAACTTAAAAGATGATATCTACAATATGAAGGAAAGCCAACTTGTTATTTCCAGTTATTCCACTTCTGCAAGTACGGATGTAGAGTATTATACGAAGGACGATTATGAGTGGGCGAGCCTATATTGTGTATACAGTATGAGACAGGGGACAACTATGCTTAACAGCAGTGAAAAGTTTTTGCTTAGAAAAGATGCGCAAGGCCACTGGAAAATATATGGATGGACCTTGGTGAACGAATAG
- a CDS encoding ribonuclease Z: MLDVCLLGTGGMMPLPYRWLTSLMVRYNGKSILIDCGEGTQIAMKEKGWSPKPIDVICFTHYHADHISGLPGMLLTMGNAERTEPLLLVGPKGLTRVVSALRVIAPELPFEIEFMELTDQEERIDFDGFRLEAFRVNHNVVCYGYNIVVERAGKFQLEKAQALAIDRKYWGRLQKGETVEIEGNTYTPEMVLGSKRKGLKVTYCTDTRPTESIVRNAQEADLFICEGMYGESDKKQKAKEYKHMTFYEAAELAKKAKVSQMWLTHFSPSLIRAEDYMDAVRKIFPRSVAGKDGKTIELMFEEE; the protein is encoded by the coding sequence ATGTTAGATGTTTGTTTATTAGGAACAGGGGGGATGATGCCGCTTCCGTACAGGTGGCTAACTTCTTTGATGGTACGGTACAATGGAAAGAGTATATTAATTGACTGTGGAGAGGGAACGCAGATAGCGATGAAGGAAAAGGGTTGGAGCCCAAAGCCTATCGATGTTATCTGCTTTACCCACTACCATGCGGATCATATTAGCGGACTGCCCGGCATGCTTCTCACTATGGGAAATGCAGAACGGACAGAGCCGCTTCTTTTAGTGGGACCGAAAGGTTTAACAAGGGTGGTATCGGCACTTAGGGTGATTGCACCGGAGCTGCCTTTTGAGATTGAGTTCATGGAACTTACCGATCAGGAAGAACGTATCGATTTCGACGGATTTCGACTGGAAGCTTTTCGCGTTAATCATAATGTGGTATGCTATGGATATAACATAGTGGTGGAACGTGCAGGGAAATTTCAGCTCGAGAAGGCACAGGCGCTTGCAATCGATAGGAAATATTGGGGGCGTTTGCAAAAGGGGGAGACTGTGGAGATTGAGGGAAATACCTACACTCCTGAAATGGTGCTTGGTTCGAAGAGAAAAGGGCTGAAAGTCACCTATTGTACAGATACAAGACCTACGGAAAGTATTGTCCGGAATGCGCAAGAGGCAGATCTTTTCATCTGTGAAGGGATGTATGGAGAGTCGGATAAAAAGCAAAAAGCGAAGGAATATAAGCATATGACTTTTTATGAGGCGGCGGAGCTTGCGAAAAAGGCGAAAGTAAGTCAAATGTGGCTGACACATTTTAGTCCGTCTCTTATACGTGCGGAGGATTATATGGACGCGGTAAGGAAGATTTTCCCCAGGTCCGTAGCGGGCAAAGATGGAAAGACGATAGAGCTGATGTTTGAGGAAGAGTAA
- the rimI gene encoding ribosomal protein S18-alanine N-acetyltransferase: MITIRRMMQADVDRAAEIEKDNFSMPWTKKDFQETLQLSYAFYYIAEEEGKIIGICGLRNIAGEGEVTNVAVDRSFRRRGVAKLLLAEVLREGKKQGIEAFTLEVRAGNEAAIRLYETFGFQKDGFRKNFYENPTEDALIMWKR; encoded by the coding sequence ATGATAACCATAAGACGAATGATGCAGGCTGATGTTGACAGAGCGGCTGAAATAGAAAAAGATAATTTTTCAATGCCATGGACGAAGAAGGATTTCCAAGAGACTTTACAGCTTTCCTATGCTTTTTATTATATAGCGGAGGAGGAAGGTAAAATCATAGGTATCTGCGGGCTTAGAAATATTGCGGGTGAAGGGGAAGTTACTAATGTGGCAGTAGATAGGTCGTTTCGTCGCAGAGGAGTAGCGAAGCTTCTCCTTGCAGAAGTATTAAGAGAAGGAAAGAAGCAGGGAATCGAAGCTTTTACTTTGGAGGTTCGGGCAGGAAACGAAGCTGCTATCCGTTTATATGAGACATTTGGATTTCAAAAAGATGGATTTCGAAAAAATTTTTATGAAAATCCAACAGAAGATGCTTTAATTATGTGGAAAAGATAG
- the tsaB gene encoding tRNA (adenosine(37)-N6)-threonylcarbamoyltransferase complex dimerization subunit type 1 TsaB yields MKIIALDSSGLVASVAIVEDDNLIAGYDIQYKKTHSQTLLPMLEEIRKMVDLDMSTVDAIALAAGPGSFTGLRIGSATAKGLGLALNIPLIEIPTLEGLAYNAYGAKGYVCPIMDARRGQVYTGIYEFVRSEELENDGYLLNIVEPQCAVDIEEIARKLNDLGNEVLFLGDGVSVFAGKLAEEMKVPYHFAPAHMNRQRAASLAALGIRYYKEGNYVEAKEHAPIYLRLSQAEREKKEKEAHDNHKTNDAG; encoded by the coding sequence ATGAAAATAATAGCGTTAGACAGTTCAGGGCTTGTAGCCTCCGTAGCAATTGTGGAGGATGACAATCTGATTGCAGGATATGATATTCAATATAAAAAGACGCATTCGCAGACTCTTTTGCCCATGTTGGAAGAAATAAGGAAGATGGTGGATCTTGATATGAGCACCGTAGATGCAATTGCTTTGGCAGCGGGGCCGGGATCTTTCACCGGGCTTCGAATAGGCTCGGCGACGGCCAAGGGATTAGGTCTTGCTCTTAATATACCTCTTATTGAGATTCCTACCTTAGAGGGATTGGCTTACAATGCATATGGAGCGAAAGGGTATGTTTGCCCCATTATGGATGCCAGAAGGGGGCAAGTCTATACGGGTATTTATGAATTTGTAAGAAGTGAAGAATTAGAAAATGACGGTTATCTGTTAAATATAGTGGAGCCGCAATGCGCAGTAGATATTGAAGAAATTGCCAGGAAGCTGAATGACTTGGGAAATGAAGTCCTATTCTTAGGAGATGGAGTTTCAGTATTTGCAGGAAAACTTGCAGAAGAGATGAAAGTTCCTTATCATTTTGCGCCTGCACACATGAATAGACAACGAGCGGCATCTTTGGCAGCTCTCGGTATCAGGTATTATAAGGAAGGAAATTACGTGGAGGCGAAAGAACACGCGCCAATCTATCTTCGACTTTCCCAGGCAGAGCGAGAAAAGAAGGAAAAGGAAGCGCATGATAACCATAAGACGAATGATGCAGGCTGA
- the tsaE gene encoding tRNA (adenosine(37)-N6)-threonylcarbamoyltransferase complex ATPase subunit type 1 TsaE, protein MTVDSFSAKETFELGEKIGKEAEPGDVYTLIGDLGVGKTVFTQGVAKGLGIIEPINSPTFTILQVYEEGRLPFYHFDVYRIGDVEEMEEIGYEDCIYGNGVCFIEWANLIEEILPVHYREITIAKDLGKGMDYRRITIEEIEREV, encoded by the coding sequence ATGACAGTAGATTCTTTTAGTGCGAAGGAAACATTTGAACTGGGAGAAAAAATAGGTAAAGAAGCTGAGCCCGGCGATGTGTACACCTTAATCGGGGACTTGGGGGTCGGTAAGACTGTTTTTACCCAGGGCGTGGCAAAAGGACTTGGAATCATAGAGCCAATCAATAGCCCGACATTTACGATTCTCCAGGTTTATGAAGAGGGGAGGCTTCCTTTTTATCACTTCGATGTATATCGCATCGGTGATGTGGAGGAGATGGAGGAAATTGGCTACGAAGATTGTATCTATGGAAATGGGGTATGCTTTATTGAATGGGCTAACCTTATTGAGGAAATCTTGCCTGTGCACTATAGGGAGATAACAATAGCGAAGGATTTAGGCAAGGGGATGGATTATCGAAGAATTACAATAGAAGAGATAGAGAGAGAAGTATGA
- a CDS encoding YcxB family protein, translating into MELEFDVEITSGILYDYMLRHTYYSMSGLIGTIVGALMVVWFFAGGGIIFLIAGVIILFYLPWTLFLRSRQQILSNPAFKKPLHYKMTDEGIEVSQGEEAQTQGWEHMHKAVSTSRSIIVYTSPVNASIFPRKDLGEMLPKVIEVISTHMPPAKVKIRY; encoded by the coding sequence GTGGAACTTGAATTTGATGTGGAAATTACTTCGGGAATTTTATATGATTATATGCTGCGTCATACCTATTACAGCATGTCCGGCTTGATTGGTACGATTGTGGGAGCCCTAATGGTGGTATGGTTTTTTGCCGGAGGAGGAATTATTTTTCTTATAGCAGGGGTCATTATCCTCTTTTATCTTCCGTGGACTCTTTTCCTGAGATCCAGGCAACAGATACTCAGCAATCCTGCTTTTAAGAAACCGCTTCACTATAAGATGACGGATGAGGGCATAGAGGTTTCCCAGGGAGAGGAAGCACAGACACAAGGTTGGGAGCATATGCATAAGGCAGTTTCCACAAGCAGAAGCATTATTGTATATACTTCCCCGGTGAATGCATCTATTTTTCCGAGAAAAGACTTGGGAGAGATGTTGCCTAAGGTAATTGAGGTGATTTCTACTCATATGCCGCCGGCTAAGGTGAAGATTCGTTATTAG
- a CDS encoding ABC transporter permease, producing MTQIWEYVKIALMSIKSNKGRSFLTMLGIIIGISSVIMVMAIGNGVRGQINDELDGLGGGQVYIYVDSSRKDTTVTFVQDDFDLIMSEVKHVKAVTPSYNAWGTGYGPKGNFDAQVSGGNEGMVHAVSDPIIKGKYFSAGDAESGNKVCVISESSAVSLFGTTDVIGMDFEVTLYGITQELTIVGIRQDNASALVNMMMGEEYLQIETPLNVLGYHYGFWVEDFDGVYIMAESAEYSATVAKEAVSLLENKYGVRGDGQIQVQSFADMSAQFDSILGIVTLFVSFVAAISLLVGGIGVMNIMLVSVTERTREIGIRKALGARTGSILLQFLSEAAIITLLGGIIGIIFGILGANLVCAIAGITARTQISTIIGATIFSSAVGIFFGIYPAKKAAKLSPIEALRHE from the coding sequence ATGACACAGATATGGGAATATGTTAAGATTGCTCTTATGAGTATTAAGAGTAATAAAGGCCGCTCCTTCCTTACGATGCTCGGCATTATCATAGGAATATCTTCAGTTATTATGGTTATGGCTATCGGAAATGGTGTGCGCGGACAGATCAATGATGAGTTGGATGGCCTGGGAGGCGGGCAGGTCTATATTTATGTGGATAGTTCAAGAAAAGATACGACAGTCACGTTCGTACAGGATGACTTCGATCTGATCATGAGCGAGGTGAAACATGTGAAAGCGGTGACTCCAAGCTATAATGCGTGGGGAACGGGATACGGTCCTAAGGGGAATTTCGATGCCCAAGTTTCAGGTGGTAATGAAGGAATGGTTCATGCGGTATCCGATCCCATCATAAAAGGAAAGTACTTTTCTGCGGGAGATGCAGAGAGCGGCAATAAGGTGTGTGTTATCTCGGAGAGTAGTGCGGTTTCTCTTTTTGGAACGACGGATGTGATAGGAATGGACTTTGAAGTGACACTATATGGTATCACACAGGAACTTACAATTGTCGGAATCAGGCAGGATAATGCCTCTGCTTTGGTCAATATGATGATGGGAGAGGAATATCTTCAGATAGAGACTCCGCTTAATGTTCTGGGTTATCATTACGGTTTTTGGGTAGAAGACTTTGACGGTGTCTATATCATGGCAGAGTCTGCGGAGTATTCAGCAACGGTAGCGAAGGAAGCGGTGAGTCTTTTAGAGAATAAGTATGGTGTGCGGGGGGATGGTCAGATTCAAGTACAGAGCTTTGCGGATATGAGTGCGCAGTTTGACAGTATCTTAGGTATAGTTACCTTGTTTGTTTCTTTCGTAGCGGCTATCTCACTTTTGGTAGGCGGTATCGGTGTTATGAATATTATGCTCGTATCGGTAACGGAGCGTACGAGGGAAATCGGTATCAGAAAGGCATTGGGAGCGCGAACGGGCTCTATTCTGCTGCAGTTCCTCTCAGAAGCGGCAATTATCACACTGTTAGGCGGTATCATCGGTATTATATTTGGAATACTGGGAGCGAATCTGGTATGTGCGATAGCAGGGATTACTGCGAGAACACAGATTTCCACCATAATCGGAGCGACGATATTCTCCTCGGCAGTAGGTATTTTCTTCGGTATTTATCCTGCGAAGAAAGCGGCGAAGCTAAGTCCTATCGAGGCGTTGCGGCACGAGTAA
- a CDS encoding efflux RND transporter periplasmic adaptor subunit → MKIGREEEMMSLEENKGLMSSQENKELSKKEAKELKKEQKRLEKAEKKQNKTKMEPAKKKKIIRRSILGGVAGVIILFILISSISAANAKPIVYTAQVTRGDIEQTLSTSGTVTAGEVKTYFAPVSVKIGKVGVTAGETVSKGEAVITYEEAALADEKKTAELKLKANDGNLNNYMQKNNESLGDLGEARVNLEVLEQQITDIDNYIKELQRKVDDKKAALAYEGSLLQISIIDWSDKMDSDEYENLQKLAELNRYEQTNNAEIRAWQDEISKYTEMLNNCKEYKAEMKSQKSSSENTKLTAGGKDEVEANAEMQNISMQRTLDSIIEVEGGVLAEFSGVVTEMNVVEGETPVVGSTLFKLESTEDVKVTIPVTKYDLEKLSIGQKAVVTIAGNKYDGEVSKIDKMATKNQSGAAVVNADIKILNPDESIFLGVEAKIAIHTAKAQQVLLAPGNAVNTDVEGEFVYVIENGLVIRKAVQTGISSGMNVEITEGLAEGDEIVTETTPGMTEGMAVTAIPEQ, encoded by the coding sequence ATGAAAATCGGTAGAGAGGAAGAGATGATGAGTTTGGAAGAAAATAAGGGATTGATGAGTTCGCAGGAAAACAAGGAGCTGAGCAAAAAGGAAGCAAAGGAATTGAAAAAGGAACAAAAGAGATTGGAAAAGGCAGAAAAGAAGCAAAATAAGACAAAAATGGAGCCGGCCAAAAAGAAGAAGATAATCAGAAGGAGTATTTTGGGCGGTGTTGCAGGAGTAATTATCCTTTTTATTCTTATATCGAGCATTTCAGCGGCGAATGCAAAGCCTATCGTATATACCGCACAAGTTACGAGAGGTGATATCGAGCAAACGTTAAGTACCAGTGGTACAGTGACGGCCGGAGAAGTGAAGACCTATTTCGCACCAGTTAGTGTAAAGATTGGGAAGGTCGGTGTGACAGCCGGCGAAACGGTATCCAAGGGGGAAGCAGTGATTACATATGAAGAGGCTGCTCTCGCGGATGAAAAGAAAACAGCAGAATTGAAACTCAAGGCCAATGACGGAAATTTAAATAATTATATGCAGAAGAACAATGAAAGTCTTGGAGATTTGGGTGAAGCAAGAGTGAATCTTGAAGTGTTGGAGCAACAGATTACCGATATCGATAATTATATTAAAGAGTTGCAGCGTAAAGTGGATGATAAGAAAGCCGCTTTGGCCTATGAAGGATCCTTGCTTCAGATATCTATTATCGATTGGTCCGATAAGATGGATTCGGATGAATATGAAAATCTGCAGAAATTAGCAGAACTTAATCGATATGAACAGACTAACAATGCAGAAATCCGCGCATGGCAGGATGAAATTTCCAAATATACGGAGATGCTTAATAACTGTAAGGAATATAAAGCTGAAATGAAATCTCAGAAATCCTCCTCAGAAAATACGAAGCTGACTGCAGGCGGAAAAGATGAAGTGGAAGCAAACGCAGAAATGCAAAATATCAGTATGCAGAGAACGCTGGATTCCATTATAGAAGTGGAAGGCGGAGTATTGGCTGAGTTCAGCGGTGTCGTAACAGAAATGAATGTGGTAGAGGGAGAAACTCCGGTAGTCGGTTCTACGTTATTTAAGCTGGAAAGTACGGAAGATGTAAAAGTAACGATACCGGTTACGAAGTATGATTTGGAGAAGCTGTCCATAGGACAGAAAGCGGTCGTTACGATAGCGGGCAATAAGTATGATGGTGAAGTGAGCAAAATTGATAAGATGGCAACGAAGAACCAAAGCGGTGCAGCAGTTGTCAATGCGGATATTAAAATATTAAATCCTGATGAAAGTATTTTCCTCGGTGTGGAAGCGAAGATTGCGATTCATACTGCAAAGGCGCAGCAGGTTCTGCTGGCTCCGGGCAATGCGGTGAATACCGATGTGGAGGGTGAATTTGTATATGTGATTGAGAATGGACTTGTAATAAGAAAGGCGGTACAGACAGGGATTTCCTCCGGCATGAATGTAGAGATTACAGAGGGGCTTGCAGAAGGTGACGAGATCGTAACAGAGACGACTCCCGGAATGACGGAAGGAATGGCAGTAACAGCAATACCGGAACAATAA
- a CDS encoding ABC transporter ATP-binding protein, with product MSALVDIRDMCKIYNPGENEVRALDHVNLTINENEFVAIIGQSGSGKSTLMNMLGCLDIPTSGTYFLHDQDVSHLSDDELSDIRNKEIGFIFQGFNLIQNLTAIENVELPLIYRGISKKERIRLSETALGKVGLENRKTHKPSEMSGGQQQRVAIARAIAQAPPVILADEPTGNLDSASSKEIMSILKELHKEGRTVILITHDNSIASQAKRVIKIMDGVIVHDSANEAVSETDQ from the coding sequence ATGAGTGCATTAGTTGATATCCGGGATATGTGTAAGATATATAACCCCGGAGAAAATGAGGTAAGGGCACTGGATCATGTGAATCTGACCATTAATGAGAATGAATTCGTGGCCATTATCGGACAGTCGGGCTCCGGTAAATCCACATTGATGAATATGTTAGGGTGCCTTGATATTCCGACGAGCGGCACTTATTTTCTCCATGATCAGGATGTGTCGCATCTAAGTGACGATGAACTTTCCGATATTAGAAATAAGGAAATCGGATTTATCTTTCAGGGATTTAATCTTATACAGAACTTGACGGCCATTGAGAATGTGGAATTGCCATTGATTTACAGAGGTATTTCGAAGAAAGAACGAATCAGGCTATCGGAAACGGCTTTGGGCAAGGTAGGACTTGAGAATCGTAAGACTCATAAACCTTCCGAAATGTCCGGCGGACAGCAGCAAAGGGTTGCTATAGCGAGAGCTATCGCCCAGGCGCCGCCTGTAATTCTTGCCGATGAACCGACTGGTAATCTGGACTCTGCATCCAGCAAGGAGATTATGTCGATTCTGAAAGAACTTCACAAGGAAGGGCGTACAGTTATCCTAATTACTCATGATAATAGCATTGCTTCACAGGCTAAACGGGTAATTAAGATTATGGATGGAGTGATCGTTCACGATTCAGCGAACGAAGCAGTAAGTGAGACAGATCAATAA
- a CDS encoding ECF transporter S component, translated as MNELMQAVTENLIFVAEFLGIVAVMFAVAYIFEKRAMKKKEEKERIFSTRKVAMIGMFSAIAVILMLLEIPVFFAPGFYKLDLSEIPALIGAFAFGPIAGVTIEFCKILLELLLRGTTTAFVGELANFIIGCSFLLPASIIYMSKKSKKMALIGSVTGTLCMTVFGTAFNAIYLLPKFAQLYGMPLDTIVGMGTAINPAINSVTTLVIFAVAPLNILKGGVVSSVTVLVYKKLSPILKEGHKKRDIRKAVSTEN; from the coding sequence ATGAATGAATTAATGCAAGCTGTAACTGAAAACCTGATTTTTGTAGCAGAATTTCTCGGTATTGTAGCTGTTATGTTTGCGGTGGCCTACATCTTTGAGAAACGAGCAATGAAGAAAAAAGAAGAGAAAGAGCGTATTTTTTCTACTCGTAAGGTAGCGATGATAGGTATGTTCTCTGCAATTGCAGTTATTCTGATGTTGTTGGAAATCCCTGTCTTTTTTGCTCCAGGCTTTTATAAGTTGGATCTTAGTGAGATTCCTGCTCTGATAGGAGCATTCGCCTTTGGACCGATAGCAGGCGTGACGATAGAATTTTGTAAAATTCTCCTGGAACTTCTGTTAAGAGGAACGACGACTGCCTTTGTAGGAGAATTGGCTAATTTCATTATCGGGTGTAGCTTCCTTCTTCCTGCTTCTATTATCTATATGAGCAAGAAATCCAAAAAGATGGCATTGATTGGTTCAGTAACAGGAACGCTTTGTATGACTGTATTCGGTACGGCTTTTAATGCGATCTATCTGCTTCCGAAATTCGCTCAGCTATATGGAATGCCACTGGATACTATTGTAGGAATGGGAACCGCCATCAATCCTGCTATTAATAGTGTGACGACTCTCGTTATATTCGCAGTGGCTCCCCTCAACATCTTGAAAGGTGGAGTTGTATCTTCGGTGACGGTGTTAGTTTATAAGAAGCTAAGCCCTATTTTAAAAGAAGGACATAAAAAAAGAGACATAAGAAAGGCAGTAAGTACAGAAAATTAA